Proteins co-encoded in one Candidatus Atribacteria bacterium ADurb.Bin276 genomic window:
- the dapA_1 gene encoding 4-hydroxy-tetrahydrodipicolinate synthase, translating to MECDFGQMLTAVVTPFDSSLAVNYDQFRKLLNYLVKEGSDGIVVSGTTGEAPTLTKDEKLKLFEIALEEVGDRAKIIAGTCSYDTHESVFLSQEAEKIGVHGILAVAPYYNKPPQEGLYQHFRAIAEGISIPVMLYNIPSRTGINIEPETIARLSEIPNICALKEAAGSADQLSVLRTLLPKNFAIYSGDDNMTLVVLALGGKGVVSVASHVAAREIKNMIVLYKQGKVEEALHLHLRLYSLFKIIFISTNPIPIKAALNLMGWSVGKVRLPLSQMEKEKEDKLKKTLLDLGYLS from the coding sequence ATGGAATGTGATTTTGGTCAAATGTTAACTGCAGTGGTGACTCCGTTTGATTCAAGTCTTGCGGTGAATTATGATCAATTTCGAAAATTGTTAAATTATTTAGTAAAAGAGGGATCAGATGGAATTGTGGTTTCCGGAACCACTGGAGAAGCACCAACATTAACCAAGGATGAAAAGTTAAAACTTTTTGAGATTGCCTTAGAAGAAGTGGGAGATCGGGCCAAAATTATTGCCGGAACTTGTAGCTATGATACCCACGAATCAGTGTTTTTGTCCCAAGAAGCGGAAAAAATCGGGGTTCATGGAATTTTAGCTGTTGCTCCTTACTATAACAAACCGCCACAAGAAGGTCTTTATCAACACTTCCGAGCTATTGCCGAAGGAATTTCCATTCCGGTTATGCTTTACAATATACCTTCTCGAACCGGAATTAATATAGAACCCGAAACAATCGCTCGACTCTCTGAGATCCCAAATATTTGTGCCCTGAAAGAAGCAGCTGGGAGCGCTGATCAGTTGTCAGTTTTGCGAACTCTGCTTCCGAAAAATTTTGCGATTTATAGTGGCGATGATAATATGACCTTAGTGGTATTAGCTTTGGGAGGTAAAGGAGTTGTCAGCGTAGCCTCTCATGTGGCAGCCCGTGAAATTAAGAATATGATTGTTCTTTATAAACAAGGAAAAGTTGAAGAAGCACTTCACTTGCATCTTCGTTTATATTCTCTTTTTAAAATAATATTTATTTCAACCAATCCGATACCAATTAAAGCCGCACTGAATCTAATGGGCTGGTCAGTTGGAAAAGTTCGGCTTCCTCTTAGCCAGATGGAGAAAGAAAAAGAAGACAAGTTGAAAAAAACCTTACTCGATCTTGGATATTTGAGTTGA